ctgcattctaatctgaataattacttactaATTACTAAtgacagtacatatacattacttaaatgtaatttttcttacatgtaattgttaattcttaataggagttatatttatttaaaaaaaagtgttttgctTTATGATTGACAGTTccccaaacaaaacaaacaaaaaaggttatatataaatgtataaaatttgtgTTTGATCACTGAATTCTATATAAAATTCAgaccagtattttatattacccagtattgcccagtattacccactaaaacccagtaaaacccgggttttcccagtatttcccactgggctgggcaatactcataaaacccgggtttttgccaaccctgtttACAAGACTGCGATGATTTATGGATTTTGGTAGCGTCTGATTGAAAAACTAATGAAACTGCTCAATAAAGTAAACACATAATTCTAAGCATAAATACAAAGAAGtttaatcataaacatgataaaggagaTATATTTTGTCCTAAAAAAATAAGTGTGATGTATAAATAAAACACTTCATATCAATACTGTATTGATATGAAGTGTTTTAAAGTGGATTGGAATTCGGAAAGGCAATCAACGCCCTCTTTTTATTACCTCGTTTGCATTCTGTACACCTCTGTGATAAAATGAGTGAGattataattaatttaaagtGACAGTAGAAGTTCGATACACTCAGGCATCACTCAGTTTGAAtgacataatctttttatcagaaATTATTAGGATAATAGCGAGTACCTTTTTAAAACATGTCCGTTTCCGTATTGTGTATTTATTAACTATAACCCGACAATGAAAATGGCTGAAATTAGGTAGTGTCAAGTCCTGCCAATAGATATATATGTTCCTGAGctgaatgattaaaaaaaatgtattttcagaCTGACAAAAGAGAAACTTTCCTATGAAAAAGAGTCCGAGCAGCAGGAAGcaaaaatagagaaaatgaaGACAGAAGGAAAGGatgaatatgatataaagaaacaGGTATTCACATTTTCAGTTTATTCAGAGCACATAAAAATGTATTACTAAATTTCTGGTTATAAGGTTTGGAAATTATTTTAGATTAAAAGATATATCTTCCTAAGGCAAACCCCTGATTCCTTGCCCAGCTTTTACTATACTCTTGCCCATTTTGGTTAATACCggtatatatataacaaataattgCAATTCATGAAGAAGTTATTGGTAGATCAATAAACATATAGAGTCTTTGAGTTGCAAATGCAATAAGGATTTGCTTACAGGGGTCATGCCCAGCCCCTTTTAAATAACATGTCAGAAAAATCACAACAGAAGTACTTGTCATATACCAATTATAGTATTTAGAATTcacatttttgtcaagcctgcaacttttcGCAAAGATGAGACAGTGATCCTACATTCCTGAAGCGGtggccacaaatattcactctgtgattaaagtttttgatatttaaataactttctgAAACTATCCTGGaatgtaccaaacttggacagaagcttgtttattatCAAAAGTGGCGCCATAAAACTATTTGAGTAAAGTTTTTTTACTCAGCCTGAGAATTTTCTCAGATTTTTTATTCTCAGCAAAAAACACCGCCATAAAAAAATTCTCAGAATTATTTTTACTCAAAGTTaagaatattcttaaatatttgagtAAAGCCAAAACCATActtaagtataaaaaaataaatcttacaTGTTGCTTTTGAGGGTATTTTGATATAGAATTGAATGTCAATAGGGTTTTTACGGATTccgaagcgtattagggacatagaaaacATAGATTTGGtcgtgaatttttttttcaaagttgaaattttgacatttcaaatcttaaaatttcgactCTAAATGAAATTGTATCGATAAAACATACACATATTTACTCAGTCCAACATTTTTTGTTTGGTTAACGTCTtctttttcatacattttctttaGGATAAATACGCAACATCAAATTTGTCTTCATTTTCTGTAGACACAAAATATGTTATCAACAGAAAttgaagtgtgtttttttttaaacaaagcaaTCTAACGACtacaaaatttatttaatataatcattAGATTATCCAATATCTTTTAGAACCAATAAAATCCTTTGAGCAACATCTGCTATTCATAGAATCATTGTAGATACTCCTACACTAGTTGTATTGTGCATTATATATCCCACTAGAATATCATCTAGTGTTGTtccgatgatcggaataagtcggaaatcagttggttgggcCTCACGATGTCGATAATCGATTTGGATTTTGTTCAATCGATTGTCGCTATAGTTTCCGGACTTTTTGCGTATCAACTTCCGGTCCGTTTgcggtttgaattttatttgctcagtcaaacaaattgcaacaaaaaatatcagtggatgacaataacaatgtcaaacattctataattaaagacaaaaccattttttcccctttaaaacgtgacaaaagtattgactatatatatacagattgatctttaaaataaataactttgtatgaaatactcTCTCAATACCGGATACTTGTTACTTGAGAGCGTACATGAAATCCTTcagattttagacaaaataatttctttacttCATTAGAGCGTGTcgcaaattgccttttattaatgttttatccattAGTAGTGTTAAAAGCGTCATATTCCTTCCCAAAttgcttgtcaaacatcgtttatggttgaattttctgaaatttgtccgccattgaaaTACATTAGAATCACGGATCGGATACGgttcaactatgtaataattccgcatttttgcaattataagttcagacgcTCGCTTGacacaattgacagaaaaatgatgatcataaagtgaaaaaaaagcaTTCTACACGAATTAACAGACATTGGCTGGATCCtctttgtttactgtatatatttcaatgcaaatgcattgttttatttttttctgttaatcttaaatttcttaaagtaaaatactttatatatatcttttcttactgtgaaacattcaaatgtttatactgctaagttattgaaattataatgtgagttacaccattgaaatttagaaaagttAGTGTCACTCttggtaattaatgttgtaattatgagaTATAATATGTTCAATCTGAATCTGGATtctaattaattcatttttataattgctaaataaaatatgaaaaggaaacagaagatcaaatattaacatataaaacTCTGCAATGAAATggaatatacacattagacatgACCAATGAGActaaaatgcatgatttcatttaaaaaaagggcaaaGTATTCTGAtgcgattataaccgatagttaaacgattgtaatagataatcggttggtaatttcaaccgattatccaacactaaTATCATCTTTATTTGAAATTACCCAAGATATATACAAGGTATTCAGAAtaaaaaaataccccccccccccccaaaaaaaaaaaaaaaaaaagaaagaaagaaagaaagaaatgtgcaaaaaaaaaagataaagaaaaaaagactGAGTAATGGGGTGCTAAACTTGATGTCCATTTacgaaatacatgtataataaaaaaccaattgttcagagaacaattgaaagtctttccacatcaaagaaattttgataagaagtttcttcatactgatgcaataaataatggtttaattatatttttgagtgatataagggagataatatgctacttccggtgaaatgaatgtcacttccagtctcatatgatagcttctttcacactgattccaaaaatatatagtttctatatacttttgtatgtagaatgggagataattggccacttccggtttgttggaagtaatttttagtcttcagttatcagtttatgtatctatatgacaaaatatatggattctaagtcctttaatatgaaaaaattgcaaaaaaggctacttccggttttctcaagatcacttccggtagtcatttttcaaggtcatttgtcaccttaccttttgtatcaggtcaaatgcctttataatgaacttagttgaagttataatcaaataacctcatatcaagacatttcaggggcaccaactcctctaagatgccattaaattgtataatactaaatgtagcatatcttcattacaataaagcagacattttgcacttgttcttttatatgtatcttataaggtgtcggagaaaatgcaaaaaccagcaaaagtcacaattgagaacttgaccttgacctttgaccttgacctcattttctaagttaggacctaggggcctcaaataaatttattccagggttatacggttaactgtttatgagttaaaaaaacataccaacaaatttattttgtaaaggtagataactcctataaaatttcatcgaatcgcttcgatccaaatgagccaaaaattactgaggatgtaacgaacaatttgtaaaaagaattttgtcgctatctttttttgttacgaaggagatgcacacagatgataaacagtgaatagggagataactctcacaaagaaaatatttcgccttagcagggtgaaatttaaaagcacataaactatacgataccatatgagaaatatctaagcgacatattgcaaaacaaacatttatcaaaaaaataataataataatcagaagaaatacaataagtctttccacagaaaagtggaaagacttaataatcaaatatacataatgcactatacatgtatgtactgatTATTATCTCAGGTATCCAAATTATTACGAAGAAAGTTAAATAATTTCCCCCCTGATTGGTTTTAAACAGATAGTAGTCAAAATTGATTAATATATCATTTGTGCAGTATAGTGACAGATTCGGGGAAGGGGGTAAAAGGGGAAGGAGATAACTGGGTAGTGTCGTCATATATTTGTCGTTGATACAGACAAAACATCTATCATGTCAAAATCATGATACAGAAGGAAATTTCAACATGCACGATCAGAACACAAGAAAACATTtcttacagaatagagaaaaatggccgATAGAATTATAGATTACAGAACTACAGAATAGGGAAAAATAAAACACCCTCCCCACTCCCCTTTTCCCCTTATCAACCCTCATATATCATTGTGACTGATAGTTTTGTTTGTTCTATTAAacagtttttattttcaaaaaaaatatttttacaaggtGTTGTTAATAAATGAAATggacaatatatataatatgccATGCCTTCTCAAACGACGTACTTACATTTTCTCCTTCCGACGGTGCAATATGATATTTAACTCAGAGCAGTTTTACTACTTGCATAATTGTTAAATTGTATTAAATTCtgtatcaaatttatattaatatttttaaaaagtaacatatcttgaatattgaaaacggatTAAAATTATTTACTGTCTTTCATATTgatataaggcagcaaccatttgatgtttcgggatttttttttcggACAAACTTTTTTTCTGTCCCTTTTAGCATTATATATAGTGGCAGGTTAGGgtgaaacaaacttttttttttttcttagggtcaaaaacaaattatttttgttctcCAAAAACTgagaacatttgttttttaagtgttttgtttgtttgttggtaGCTTTGTTTCACTTTAATAAATAATTGACttaaaattgtcacatggtgtctTCTTATGTCGTCTGAATACAAAATGAATGTTATTCTGTTATGCTGGTACAGTTTTTGTTGTAATATTTACTGTATGAGTGTCACATGTAAATAGTAGAGCATATAACATTCagatattattataggtagaagTCCTAGGGGAGTGTAAACAAATGATTCCAGACTCATTGAAAAGACTGAAAGTAGCCCATGAAGAATTAACTAAATTATTGGTAAGTATACTTTGAATGTGGGAAAACTGATCTGGTTACTTGTGGTGTATTTATTCAACTGTTAGTTAATCTTAAATATGTTTTGCAAACATAATTTGTTTAGAAAAATAGGATTTCCTGTGATCCTGGTTTGTTTAGTGACATACAGTAGGTATTTGGGCAGGAACCCAGGCTACTGCAAGAATATATAAGTATGTTCAAACAGCTTTAAGGGGGTACTGTAAAGGTAGAAACTGCCTTCAAACTTAAACAAAATCAAGATAGAGAACTGCTAACCTCACCAAACACATAATCGGTGAACTCAGGTGTTCCAAAAAAGGGGAAAACACTTCCTCCTGCACTTGTTGCACCAATTTTATTGCTCGTGGTTGAACTTGAAATTTGGGCTACAAGTAAAGCATATCCATGGACTTGGTTGTCTTTGTGACTTTCAGATGCAAATATTTGATATAACTGTTACCAAAACTATGATTGCCTTCATACAACTTTGGTATGGATTTAAATATTGCCATCAGGAACCGAAACCCTTGATTCAATATTTCACTCTAATTAGCAAACACTCTTTAAAAGggaaaatttgcaaaaaaataaaaatttgatattatgttcatcctaaataaataagcatattcccAAAATATTAAAGGTTTATTTGTCTAGATAAGTGAGTTAATAGATTTTTGAAATCAACTCTCAATCCTCAGCAAGACGCCATCTTGAAAACTAATGACCACGGATATCTAATTACCACAAAGTCCTAGTACCCAGCATGACATGTCCGTTAATCAGTGTTAAAATGACTTGTCAAGCTGATGGATGTTCTACACGACCAAGTAATGGAAGAAGTCTACATAGTTTCCAAGATCATCAAATCAATTAATGCTTCACTAAGATTGATAAGAATATTTCCAAAAATACTTAACAAGACATCTTAATTTTTTTAGAGGGTTAAATATTCAGCATACAATGCTGAAGTCATGTTAAAAAGCTGTAAATGACATAAGATCGTACATTGGTTTTAGCTCAtcattacatttacatttttggcaCCAAGATACAGTATCAAGTATAATATAGGAATTATGCTATAATAATGTTATAGTctcaataaagtgaaaaaatttTCGGAGAATTATAAACTGAGATTTATCtcttttgaaaaagtttttttaaatgcttttttctaacatatatttttagcttattt
The window above is part of the Mytilus galloprovincialis chromosome 4, xbMytGall1.hap1.1, whole genome shotgun sequence genome. Proteins encoded here:
- the LOC143072483 gene encoding tubulin-specific chaperone A-like, which gives rise to MADPRVRQIKIKTGVVKRLTKEKLSYEKESEQQEAKIEKMKTEGKDEYDIKKQVEVLGECKQMIPDSLKRLKVAHEELTKLLEKEEDLKEAEEYKAAETSLTEANAVMG